The stretch of DNA tctgaaagttttgtccgagcaaatggctgcaggattcaatttcataaataaaagtatgctcgagatgcatacacttctggtaacgatgcgttcagaggcaaaacagtccccgaacaacactttttttcagtcggtgcttgagcaaatggagacgctatctacttctcagcagatgcaagtaatggaatcctgccagtctactctagcgctaattgcctctagagcagatagttcttccaaccatcctccaacttgccccccttcctccactgtccaccactacagccagtaccatcctcctgacccgtatcgccaaacagacattgccccatcacgcccaactcgccatcatccacatcgtgccccgtcccaccagccacaccaccagccccgtgccccttcccaccatccacactatcagcatccctcccgtgccacttcacacccatatgatgatccagacccatacaacttcccatctacttcatcctcacctcctctccctgcccacttccaacagactgtatcaccctcttcccaaacatcttctacacacatcactcattctgccacccagTCCTCCCAAAACATTTCGTACACCCCTCCAccctaccaaatttctaaccccaatcccactttcttgtccacccgctcaatagctttctccactccttcacccctaaccggtgaacattctccaccaccatcacattcctctctccacactcccactgtcgaagtgtccctatcagacagtgcctccgatagtatctccaccccgacgtatgaaaacatttagtaccccatttttttgtgtgttacattgttaataaaagtttttggttgaaaaatctcttgtatttattcattaggaacaaataacacttttgtaaaaaaaaggtttattggtaacagtagaactttgggtatgcacatcttgatttaaaaagaaactcaaacaggtacccaacatggttaaaaggtaaacccaaacaggtacgcaacatgagggtaaaaaccaaactggtatacaacatgggtaaggtaaaaacaacaggtacgcaacatgggtaaaggttaaagttattactaggtatacacaaagtgtttaaactatatcatcctgccagtgtattcttccttggggtgaaataaaatattctgcaaagtgatcccgtattctggaaactgtggcagaacttctgtatgtatggatgctgtaatccatcaaggtggtttcggcagaatggtcctcaatggaaagctgttccttggata from Ranitomeya imitator isolate aRanImi1 chromosome 9, aRanImi1.pri, whole genome shotgun sequence encodes:
- the LOC138649867 gene encoding melanoma-associated antigen C1-like, which encodes MGDRRHADLSVTRRLWEQICCELIPRWEDLDVQAQIQERERIVKRWRSIRDRFKKEFNKEMQARSRSGGRRSTYKYARALSFLRSTMVTRSTVGSTLEPAAQLNTSGAIPQEAATEGHFDSEEPSAPSHSAPSHSAPSHSAFSHSAPSHSTDPSFPSTSTGASWPVPLHVAAGENIAFPVPHPSAAATSSTPVASGRFRQRGQIHSYAPEFLHLNASFQNCLKVLSEQMAAGFNFINKSMLEMHTLLVTMRSEAKQSPNNTFFQSVLEQMETLSTSQQMQVMESCQSTLALIASRADSSSNHPPTCPPSSTVHHYSQYHPPDPYRQTDIAPSRPTRHHPHRAPSHQPHHQPRAPSHHPHYQHPSRATSHPYDDPDPYNFPSTSSSPPLPAHFQQTVSPSSQTSSTHITHSATQSSQNISYTPPPYQISNPNPTFLSTRSIAFSTPSPLTGEHSPPPSHSSLHTPTVEVSLSDSASDSISTPTYENI